The following are encoded in a window of Haloarcula halophila genomic DNA:
- a CDS encoding fibronectin type III-like domain-contianing protein: protein MAPQDPGIERPPKELAGVHKISVTPGETGTAQITVDPEAFQYWDPETEQWTVDTGAYDLLVGSSSRDIRGQTTVQLRE, encoded by the coding sequence GTGGCGCCACAGGACCCGGGAATCGAACGCCCGCCGAAGGAACTCGCGGGCGTCCACAAGATCTCGGTGACGCCCGGCGAGACCGGGACCGCACAGATCACCGTCGATCCCGAGGCCTTCCAGTACTGGGACCCGGAGACCGAACAGTGGACCGTCGACACCGGTGCGTACGACCTGCTGGTCGGCTCCTCCTCGCGTGACATCCGCGGGCAGACCACCGTTCAACTACGGGAGTAA
- a CDS encoding iron-containing alcohol dehydrogenase family protein encodes MSTDFDRLGEPFRFDYESAVLRYDPEGLGDLGAELTAHDCERALVVCGETVGSTPAVMDPIRRGLDTHLTELFARTTPEKRLGTAIDAYRAFTESSADSIVAVGGGSSLDLAKVTAVLVASDASPAEIGAEFAETGSISVPESGLPPIVAVPTTLAGADLTQVAGLTADPATCPVESPVSGGISARGLMPAAVWYDPSLIATTPETVLAGSAMNGFDKGIETLYASTATPVTDATASRGLDLLQRGLLALGSADSETNSDEWVYQALTQGIMLVQYGISRPAVTTLSLIHAFGHGLTRTYPVQQGAAHGVVAPHVLRYLFDAVDGRRELLADALGVGDADDSAEAVVGAVKEVAGALSLPTRLRDVDGPEQSEFPAVARAILDDVFVRNAPNGLDPTQADIEAILEAAW; translated from the coding sequence ATGTCGACCGACTTCGACCGCCTCGGGGAGCCGTTCCGGTTCGATTACGAGAGCGCAGTCCTGCGGTACGACCCCGAAGGCCTCGGCGACCTGGGTGCCGAACTCACCGCCCACGACTGTGAGCGTGCACTGGTCGTCTGTGGTGAGACCGTCGGTTCGACCCCGGCAGTCATGGACCCGATCAGGCGTGGCCTCGATACGCACCTGACGGAACTCTTCGCCCGGACGACGCCGGAGAAGCGGCTCGGGACCGCCATCGACGCGTATCGGGCGTTCACGGAGAGCAGCGCGGACAGTATCGTCGCTGTCGGAGGCGGCAGCAGCCTGGACCTGGCGAAAGTCACCGCCGTGCTCGTCGCCAGTGACGCGTCCCCGGCGGAGATCGGCGCGGAGTTCGCCGAAACCGGGAGCATCAGCGTTCCCGAATCGGGCCTGCCTCCGATCGTGGCGGTCCCGACGACGCTGGCCGGGGCGGACCTCACGCAGGTCGCCGGCCTCACTGCCGACCCGGCTACGTGTCCGGTCGAAAGCCCCGTCAGCGGCGGGATCTCCGCTCGCGGACTGATGCCCGCGGCAGTCTGGTACGATCCCTCGCTGATCGCGACGACACCTGAGACAGTCCTCGCTGGTTCGGCGATGAACGGCTTCGACAAAGGGATCGAGACGCTGTACGCGAGCACCGCGACGCCGGTGACCGACGCGACGGCCAGCCGGGGACTCGACCTCCTTCAGCGCGGGCTACTCGCGCTCGGCTCGGCGGACAGTGAGACGAACTCCGACGAATGGGTGTATCAGGCGCTGACACAGGGAATCATGCTCGTCCAGTACGGGATCTCCCGGCCCGCGGTGACCACCCTCTCGCTGATCCACGCGTTCGGGCACGGCCTCACCCGGACGTATCCGGTCCAGCAGGGTGCCGCACACGGGGTCGTCGCGCCACACGTCCTCCGGTACCTCTTCGACGCCGTCGACGGCCGCCGGGAGCTGTTGGCCGACGCGCTGGGCGTTGGGGACGCCGACGACAGCGCCGAAGCGGTCGTCGGTGCTGTCAAGGAGGTTGCAGGTGCGCTGTCGCTTCCAACCCGACTCCGTGACGTCGACGGCCCCGAGCAGAGCGAATTCCCGGCCGTCGCCAGGGCGATCCTCGACGACGTCTTCGTCAGGAACGCACCGAACGGTCTCGACCCGACACAGGCGGACATCGAGGCGATTCTCGAAGCGGCGTGGTAG
- a CDS encoding winged helix-turn-helix transcriptional regulator: protein MSDTPEQLEVWCAGEEWCPITTTATLIGKKWHPVIIHRLLKSGPSGFNDLKTEVDGISSKVLSDSLEDLQEHGLVDRTVVNEQPFRVQYSLTDRGASLEPVITSMAEWGQQHLRPPEDDDIR from the coding sequence ATGAGCGACACACCGGAGCAACTCGAAGTGTGGTGTGCCGGCGAGGAATGGTGTCCGATCACGACGACCGCGACACTCATCGGAAAGAAGTGGCATCCGGTCATCATCCACCGGCTACTGAAGTCGGGTCCCTCGGGATTCAACGACCTGAAGACGGAGGTCGACGGTATCTCCTCAAAGGTACTCTCGGACAGTCTCGAAGACCTCCAGGAGCACGGCCTCGTCGACCGGACGGTCGTCAACGAACAGCCGTTCCGGGTCCAGTACTCCCTGACCGACCGCGGTGCGTCCCTGGAACCGGTCATCACGTCGATGGCGGAGTGGGGGCAACAACACCTCCGCCCGCCGGAGGACGACGATATCCGGTAG
- a CDS encoding UPF0058 family protein, protein MRKQELIHLHSLLAQVQVHYEEESETEVQHDEYATLGVKPTSIHKSKTDHKDAVFALADGIINDMAAESDETRTLAAD, encoded by the coding sequence ATGCGTAAACAGGAGCTCATTCACCTGCACAGCCTTCTTGCACAGGTACAGGTCCACTACGAGGAAGAGAGCGAAACCGAGGTCCAGCACGACGAGTACGCCACACTGGGTGTCAAGCCGACATCGATCCACAAGTCCAAGACGGACCACAAGGACGCCGTGTTTGCTCTCGCCGACGGGATCATCAACGATATGGCAGCCGAAAGCGACGAGACCCGGACTCTGGCCGCCGACT
- a CDS encoding CoA-binding protein, whose protein sequence is MPVTDEAGLREILELDRVAVVGCSTTPGKDAHEIPKYLIEQGYDVVPVNPFADEIFGREAYDSLADVPGEIDIVDVFRPSEEVSGIVDEVLDRDDVEVVWLQLGIHDDEAVERAEAAGLRVVQDRCMKPTHQQLLG, encoded by the coding sequence ATGCCAGTCACTGACGAGGCGGGACTCCGGGAGATACTCGAACTGGATCGCGTGGCCGTCGTCGGCTGTTCGACGACGCCGGGCAAGGACGCCCACGAGATCCCGAAGTACCTCATCGAGCAGGGGTACGACGTCGTCCCCGTCAACCCCTTCGCCGACGAGATCTTCGGCCGGGAGGCCTACGACTCGCTGGCCGACGTACCGGGTGAGATCGACATCGTCGACGTGTTCCGGCCCAGCGAGGAGGTCAGCGGAATCGTCGACGAGGTGCTGGACCGGGACGACGTCGAGGTCGTCTGGCTGCAGTTGGGCATCCACGACGACGAAGCCGTCGAGCGCGCCGAGGCGGCCGGACTCCGTGTCGTCCAGGACCGCTGTATGAAGCCGACTCACCAGCAGTTGTTGGGCTAG
- a CDS encoding FAD-dependent oxidoreductase, with the protein MSDPFVVVGGDAAGLSAASKFARERPDGDVIVYEKGRWISYAHCGTPYYVKGEVEHVTDLLSLSPSEVEDRGIALRRNHEVVAVDTDDRTVTVAHDGDRSVQSYSDLLVATGARAVSDPIDGSSLDGVFTLHGIDAACAIRAVLGEPGTDPVDTSVEAVDRETVERYTAWEPPETVAVVGGGYVGIEMAEAFRAHGLETHVFQRSGHLIPPFGEAAGQRVAEHVREQGVTLHTDCAVEELAGDDRVEAVVHEDGRLAVDLVLVGIGIRPNTELLSGTPVELGESGAVTTDDHGRTTVEGVYAAGDCAETRHAVTGEPAWVPLGLTANRAGRAIGQTVAGTPSPVGDIAGTAVVKAFDMECGRVGLIDHEAAEAAGFDPVSETVTAGSRSGYYPGGDETTVTLTADRDSGRVLGGAISGRDRAAIRIDTLATAIERDTTVAQLERLDLAYAPPFSPVWDPVLVAAKVLNGRLE; encoded by the coding sequence ATGTCGGACCCGTTCGTCGTCGTCGGCGGCGACGCCGCCGGCCTGAGCGCCGCCAGCAAGTTCGCCCGGGAGCGTCCCGACGGGGACGTGATCGTCTACGAGAAAGGGCGGTGGATCTCCTACGCTCACTGCGGGACACCGTACTACGTGAAAGGCGAGGTCGAACACGTCACGGACCTCCTGTCGCTCTCTCCGTCGGAGGTCGAGGATCGGGGGATCGCCCTCCGGCGGAACCACGAGGTCGTCGCCGTCGATACCGACGACCGGACCGTCACCGTTGCCCACGACGGCGACCGCTCGGTCCAGTCCTACAGCGACCTTCTCGTCGCGACGGGCGCACGCGCGGTCAGCGATCCGATCGACGGGAGTTCGCTCGACGGTGTGTTCACGCTCCACGGGATCGACGCCGCGTGTGCGATCAGGGCCGTTCTTGGGGAGCCGGGCACCGATCCGGTCGACACCAGCGTCGAGGCCGTCGACCGCGAGACGGTCGAGCGATACACCGCCTGGGAACCGCCCGAGACGGTCGCGGTCGTCGGCGGCGGCTACGTCGGTATCGAGATGGCCGAAGCCTTCCGGGCACACGGACTGGAGACACACGTCTTCCAGCGATCCGGCCACCTCATCCCGCCGTTCGGCGAGGCAGCGGGCCAGCGGGTAGCCGAGCACGTCCGCGAGCAAGGCGTCACGCTCCACACCGACTGTGCCGTCGAGGAGTTGGCCGGTGACGATCGGGTCGAGGCCGTCGTCCACGAGGACGGCCGGCTGGCTGTCGACCTCGTGTTGGTCGGTATCGGCATCCGACCGAACACCGAACTGCTCTCGGGGACGCCGGTCGAACTCGGCGAGTCCGGAGCCGTCACGACCGACGACCACGGCCGGACGACTGTCGAGGGCGTCTACGCGGCCGGCGACTGCGCGGAGACCCGCCACGCAGTGACCGGCGAGCCGGCGTGGGTTCCGCTGGGACTGACGGCGAACCGTGCGGGACGTGCTATCGGCCAGACCGTCGCCGGAACCCCGAGTCCGGTCGGGGACATCGCCGGAACGGCCGTCGTCAAAGCATTCGACATGGAGTGTGGACGGGTCGGGCTCATCGACCACGAAGCGGCCGAAGCCGCAGGGTTCGACCCCGTCTCGGAGACGGTCACGGCCGGCTCACGGTCGGGCTACTACCCCGGTGGCGACGAGACGACGGTGACGCTGACCGCGGACCGTGACAGCGGGCGCGTCCTCGGCGGTGCGATATCGGGACGGGATCGGGCGGCGATCCGGATCGACACGCTGGCGACCGCTATCGAGCGCGACACGACGGTCGCGCAACTCGAACGGCTGGATCTGGCCTACGCACCGCCCTTCAGCCCGGTGTGGGACCCGGTCTTGGTCGCCGCCAAGGTGTTGAACGGCAGACTGGAGTGA
- a CDS encoding TrmB family transcriptional regulator has protein sequence MPSDTELVERLQQFGFSETEASVYLAVVERGQATPSTIATAADVSTSYVYDIADTLEQHGVVRVDRHQSPTTIRARPPDAVLGDRVETMRETISAVDRRFEQPSEEFDALSVVQSRQTLYDRFRQFIDNGESEIFITVPAGVLPEIADELAAAVDRGALVLLAVAGSTADLPASMLERVATVVASWERGMTVYLTVDQSTGIISPSALLDWKHGDAEAISFHNQSVAVAVESAFLGTIWSASAELAVRRPSSLPRTYRGFRASIYDTAVYIRKGTPIRARVSARPTGTNDAFSSLTGDVVDVRQNFIEPTDAEFSMEGSLTLDTGEETVTVGGVGAFLEDYEAAEVTLRPPE, from the coding sequence ATGCCCAGCGACACCGAGCTCGTCGAACGGCTCCAACAGTTCGGCTTCTCGGAGACGGAGGCGAGCGTCTATCTCGCCGTCGTCGAGCGGGGGCAGGCCACGCCGTCGACGATCGCGACGGCGGCCGACGTGTCGACGAGTTACGTCTACGACATCGCCGACACGCTCGAACAACACGGGGTCGTCAGGGTGGACCGACACCAGTCGCCGACGACGATCCGCGCACGTCCGCCGGACGCGGTGCTGGGCGACCGCGTCGAGACGATGCGCGAGACCATCTCGGCGGTCGACCGGCGGTTCGAACAGCCCTCCGAGGAGTTCGACGCACTGTCCGTGGTTCAGTCTCGACAGACGCTGTACGACCGATTTCGGCAGTTCATCGACAACGGTGAGTCCGAAATCTTCATCACGGTCCCTGCGGGGGTGCTACCGGAGATTGCCGACGAACTCGCGGCCGCCGTCGACCGCGGTGCCCTCGTGTTGCTCGCCGTGGCGGGGTCGACGGCCGACCTCCCGGCGTCGATGCTCGAACGCGTCGCGACGGTCGTCGCCTCTTGGGAACGCGGGATGACGGTCTATCTCACGGTCGATCAGTCGACCGGGATCATCTCGCCGTCCGCGCTGCTGGACTGGAAACACGGCGACGCCGAGGCGATCAGTTTCCACAACCAGTCGGTCGCCGTCGCCGTCGAGAGCGCGTTCCTCGGGACGATCTGGTCGGCCTCGGCGGAACTCGCCGTCCGCCGGCCGTCGTCGCTTCCCCGGACCTACCGGGGGTTCCGCGCGTCGATCTACGACACGGCCGTCTACATCCGCAAGGGAACGCCGATCCGGGCAAGGGTATCCGCCCGCCCGACGGGGACGAACGACGCGTTCTCGTCGCTCACCGGGGACGTCGTCGACGTGAGACAGAACTTCATCGAGCCGACGGACGCGGAGTTCAGCATGGAGGGATCGCTGACCCTCGATACTGGCGAGGAGACGGTGACCGTCGGTGGCGTCGGCGCCTTCCTCGAGGACTACGAGGCGGCCGAAGTGACGCTTCGCCCGCCGGAGTGA
- a CDS encoding glycoside hydrolase family 3 C-terminal domain-containing protein, with translation MVDNTGDRTDDGTRTTTRREFMRGTGALATAALLGAGGTASAEHGGEPDLAALVDEMTLEEKVTRTRGGSGGPSGIAGHLPGIPRLDVPGMGMADGPPGASLGSPTTDFPHPIGAAATFDPELATRQGRVIAREAKSGGVTILLAPSMDTFRVPVHARAGETFGEDPHLASELAREYTTGVQSEGVVATLKHFAAYNQTSTTGSVYDYFSTSEHNVVTDERALREIYLPPFREAITEGDAGAVMPAYNRINGIFCSEHDDLLDDILRDDWEFDGMVISDWGGTHSTVHASVNGLDVEMPSGNYFGSTLADAVENDRIDEETVVDQMVEHGLQAQHEVGALSGDRIGSEPARGTSEHFDLAQRMAEEASVLLQNDDDTLPLDEETGEIAIVGPDPESFKQSVGGSDSVTAIRRIPLHQGIEEVTDDTTVTAVATRRPEAVGPDEIRPSDDVGRGFTAEYFDNADWSGTPVRTRTEETVDLTQADLDSLGSETVSVRWSGTLVAPESGTYALELTSQGSGRVVVDGDPVVRSEGGGFFGPKTEEATLELQSGTEHEIVVEAAGSPPVTLEWTTPSAIADAEAAAADADATVVLAQTDTFYGDDRHEFGLPWNQKAVIDAVAAESDNSVVLLNTEAPVAMPWVDDVDAIMAVWFPGQEGGTAVANLLFGETNPSGKSPVTFGESLSDYLPGEVETLPDEGRAYPGVDGTVHYDEGVFVGYRHFDEPGSSRCSRSVTASRTPPSITVRSGRHPRRSRPVRTSPSGSTSRTRAGAGAKRPSRCTWRHRTRESNARRRNSRASTRSR, from the coding sequence ATGGTGGACAATACTGGCGATCGCACCGACGACGGCACACGAACGACGACGCGACGTGAGTTCATGCGGGGGACAGGTGCCCTCGCTACCGCGGCGCTGTTGGGCGCTGGCGGCACGGCCAGCGCCGAGCACGGGGGCGAGCCCGACCTTGCCGCACTCGTCGACGAGATGACCCTCGAAGAGAAGGTCACACGGACCCGCGGCGGCTCCGGTGGGCCGAGCGGGATCGCGGGGCATCTGCCGGGGATCCCACGGCTCGACGTTCCGGGGATGGGAATGGCCGACGGGCCGCCCGGCGCGTCGCTCGGGTCGCCCACGACGGACTTCCCGCACCCGATCGGCGCCGCCGCGACGTTCGATCCGGAACTCGCGACACGGCAAGGCCGTGTCATCGCCCGCGAGGCCAAATCCGGCGGCGTGACGATCCTGCTGGCGCCGTCGATGGACACGTTCCGCGTCCCGGTACACGCGCGGGCCGGGGAGACCTTCGGGGAAGACCCACACCTCGCAAGCGAACTAGCACGGGAGTACACCACCGGGGTCCAGTCGGAGGGCGTCGTCGCGACGCTGAAACACTTCGCCGCGTACAACCAGACGAGCACGACTGGCTCGGTCTACGACTACTTCTCGACCTCCGAGCACAACGTCGTCACCGACGAACGGGCGCTTCGGGAGATCTATCTCCCGCCGTTCCGCGAGGCGATCACCGAGGGCGATGCGGGCGCGGTGATGCCGGCGTACAACCGGATCAACGGCATCTTCTGCTCGGAGCACGACGACCTGCTCGACGATATCCTCAGGGACGATTGGGAGTTCGACGGGATGGTCATCTCGGACTGGGGCGGTACGCACAGCACGGTCCACGCGTCGGTCAACGGCCTGGACGTCGAGATGCCATCCGGGAACTACTTCGGGAGCACGCTGGCCGACGCCGTCGAGAACGACCGGATCGACGAGGAGACGGTCGTCGATCAGATGGTCGAACACGGACTCCAGGCTCAACACGAGGTCGGCGCACTCTCGGGCGATCGGATCGGCAGCGAGCCCGCACGCGGGACGTCGGAACACTTCGATCTCGCCCAGCGGATGGCCGAGGAGGCTTCGGTCCTGCTACAAAACGACGACGACACGCTTCCGCTGGACGAGGAGACGGGCGAGATCGCTATCGTCGGGCCCGACCCCGAGTCGTTCAAACAGAGCGTCGGCGGGAGCGACTCGGTCACGGCGATCCGACGGATTCCGCTCCACCAGGGCATCGAGGAGGTCACCGACGACACGACGGTCACGGCAGTCGCCACGCGGCGCCCAGAAGCCGTCGGACCGGACGAAATCCGACCGTCCGACGACGTCGGGAGAGGGTTCACTGCGGAGTACTTCGACAACGCCGACTGGTCGGGCACCCCCGTCCGGACCCGGACCGAGGAGACCGTCGACCTCACGCAGGCGGACCTGGACTCGCTCGGCAGCGAGACCGTCTCCGTCCGGTGGAGCGGAACCCTCGTCGCACCGGAGTCAGGTACCTACGCGCTCGAACTCACCAGTCAGGGCAGCGGCCGGGTCGTCGTCGACGGGGACCCGGTCGTCCGCAGCGAGGGCGGCGGCTTCTTCGGCCCCAAGACCGAGGAGGCGACGCTGGAACTCCAGTCGGGGACGGAGCACGAGATCGTCGTCGAAGCCGCCGGGTCGCCGCCGGTCACGCTGGAGTGGACGACGCCGTCGGCCATCGCCGACGCCGAGGCGGCCGCGGCCGACGCCGACGCTACCGTCGTCCTCGCACAGACCGACACCTTCTACGGCGACGATCGACACGAGTTCGGCCTCCCGTGGAACCAGAAGGCGGTGATCGACGCCGTCGCCGCCGAGTCGGACAACAGCGTCGTCCTGCTCAACACGGAGGCGCCGGTCGCGATGCCGTGGGTCGACGACGTCGACGCGATCATGGCGGTGTGGTTCCCCGGCCAAGAGGGCGGGACCGCGGTCGCGAACCTGCTGTTCGGGGAGACGAACCCGTCGGGGAAGAGTCCGGTGACCTTCGGGGAGTCGCTGTCCGACTACCTCCCTGGCGAGGTCGAGACGCTACCCGACGAGGGGCGAGCGTACCCAGGAGTCGACGGGACGGTCCACTACGACGAGGGCGTGTTCGTGGGCTACCGGCACTTCGACGAGCCGGGATCGAGCCGCTGTTCCCGTTCGGTCACGGCGAGTCGTACACCTCCTTCGATTACAGTTCGGTCAGGACGACATCCTCGTCGATCGAGGCCGGTGAGAACGTCACCGTCCGGGTCGACGTCGAGAACACGGGCGGGCGCCGGGGCAAAGAGGCCGTCCAGGTGTACGTGGCGCCACAGGACCCGGGAATCGAACGCCCGCCGAAGGAACTCGCGGGCGTCCACAAGATCTCGGTGA
- a CDS encoding molybdopterin biosynthesis protein encodes MSDRREFRDLASPERAREVVENLSIDPEPETVPLSEARGRVLAERVDATLDVPGFDRASMDGYAVQASDTIGASEADPVELPVAGTVHAGEEPAVTVQEGTAAEISTGAVMPPGADAVVVVERTDETDNGVAVRTAVTPGENVMVAGADIAAGARALGPGTELTAREIGLLSALGVDAVPVRGRPRVGIISTGDELVRPGETVDSAVGEIYDVNSYTIAAGVEEAGGEPVVYPHAGDDFTEMERLLHEAADECDLVLSSGSTSASAVDVIYRVIEERGDLRLHGVAIKPGKPMLVGTIGDAAYVGLPGYPVSALTIFRTFVAPRLRSAAGLAEPRTATVTGTMAVRERSQEGRHRLVPVGLVETTAGETLVYPVDKGSGATTSLVEADGTVTVDADTEYLAADERVTVTLFSPSVRPPTLLGVGEDDPTLSGLLDRLERPRYLPVGTREATRRLADGVPDVAVVSGPEAVPEDATILGSWEREWGLVVAPEASVAGLADLVDGEATFVNRERGSGLRASFDEALDALAADRGEEPAAVRSAIDGYELTTKAHESPPRRVRSGAADAGLGLASTAETLDLSFRSLGTETVTVLANPDRTAKPSVEQLADLLGEED; translated from the coding sequence ATGAGCGACCGTCGGGAGTTCCGGGATCTGGCTTCGCCCGAGCGCGCACGCGAGGTCGTCGAGAACCTATCGATCGATCCCGAACCGGAGACGGTCCCGCTATCGGAGGCACGGGGACGGGTCCTCGCCGAGCGCGTCGACGCGACGCTCGACGTCCCCGGCTTCGACCGGGCGAGTATGGATGGCTACGCAGTGCAGGCGAGCGATACGATCGGTGCGAGCGAGGCCGATCCGGTCGAACTCCCCGTGGCCGGGACCGTCCACGCGGGGGAGGAGCCAGCAGTCACTGTCCAGGAGGGGACGGCCGCCGAGATCTCGACCGGTGCCGTGATGCCGCCGGGGGCCGACGCTGTCGTGGTCGTCGAGCGGACCGACGAGACGGACAACGGCGTCGCCGTACGGACGGCCGTCACGCCGGGCGAGAACGTGATGGTCGCCGGGGCGGACATCGCGGCCGGTGCGCGTGCGCTCGGCCCTGGTACTGAACTCACTGCTCGCGAGATCGGACTGCTGTCGGCGCTGGGCGTCGACGCGGTACCGGTCCGTGGCCGCCCGCGGGTCGGGATCATCTCGACCGGCGACGAACTCGTCCGTCCGGGTGAGACTGTCGACAGTGCCGTGGGAGAGATCTACGACGTCAACAGTTACACGATCGCGGCCGGCGTCGAGGAGGCCGGCGGTGAGCCAGTGGTCTATCCCCACGCTGGCGACGACTTCACGGAGATGGAGCGGTTGCTCCACGAGGCCGCAGACGAGTGTGACCTCGTGCTCTCCTCGGGGTCGACGAGCGCCAGCGCCGTCGACGTGATCTATCGCGTCATCGAGGAGCGCGGCGACCTCCGTCTCCACGGGGTCGCGATCAAACCCGGGAAGCCGATGCTGGTCGGAACTATCGGGGACGCAGCGTACGTCGGTCTCCCGGGGTATCCGGTGTCGGCACTGACGATCTTCCGGACGTTCGTCGCACCGCGACTGCGTTCGGCGGCCGGGCTGGCCGAGCCCCGGACGGCGACGGTCACCGGGACGATGGCCGTCCGGGAGCGCAGCCAGGAGGGGCGCCACCGGTTGGTCCCCGTCGGACTGGTCGAGACCACGGCGGGCGAGACGCTGGTGTACCCGGTCGACAAGGGGAGCGGCGCGACGACGAGTCTCGTCGAGGCCGACGGGACCGTGACCGTCGACGCCGACACGGAGTACCTGGCCGCCGACGAGCGCGTCACCGTCACACTGTTCTCCCCGTCAGTCCGTCCGCCGACGCTGCTTGGGGTCGGTGAGGACGATCCGACGCTGTCGGGGCTCCTCGATCGTCTGGAACGGCCGCGGTATCTCCCCGTGGGAACCCGCGAAGCGACTCGTCGCCTGGCGGACGGCGTCCCCGACGTCGCGGTCGTCAGCGGTCCCGAGGCCGTCCCCGAAGACGCGACGATCCTGGGTTCCTGGGAGCGGGAGTGGGGCCTCGTCGTGGCTCCCGAAGCCTCAGTCGCCGGACTCGCCGACCTCGTCGATGGAGAAGCCACGTTCGTCAACAGAGAGCGCGGCTCGGGCCTGCGTGCGAGCTTCGACGAGGCTCTGGACGCACTGGCAGCGGACCGCGGGGAGGAGCCGGCAGCGGTCAGGAGCGCCATCGACGGCTACGAACTGACGACGAAGGCCCACGAGAGTCCCCCACGTCGGGTGCGTTCCGGTGCTGCCGACGCGGGCCTCGGACTCGCGTCGACGGCCGAAACACTCGATCTGTCGTTCCGATCGCTGGGTACCGAGACCGTGACGGTACTGGCAAACCCCGACCGGACGGCGAAGCCGAGCGTCGAGCAGCTAGCGGACCTGCTCGGGGAGGAGGACTGA
- the glp gene encoding gephyrin-like molybdotransferase Glp yields MHDEDRRTAGFKRKTRVEAARTAFHGEITPLSRTERVPVRQADERVLATGIDADRPIPHYARAAMDGYALRAADTHDASERSPVRLTVGDQPGTGQATKVHTGSVLPDGADAVIKVEETDRREGDIDVFSSVASGTNVGPVGEDIEAGQRLYDEGTQLRPSDLGLVKGTGYDDVAVYERPRVSVIPTGEELVQTDPEPGEIVETNGQTVAQYVERWGGVATDRSIVTDDLDALRAAISRDTDHDIVVTTGGSSVGERDLLPEVVDGLGDVIVHGVALKPGHPVALGVVDGTPVLNLPGYPVACIVTAVQFLRPALRRVGHMPVRGPPTTTARLTRKITSEPGTRSYARVTLDETDEGATATPVRSGGAGVLSSVALADGWVVVPESTEGYAEGETVTVEHWEWSR; encoded by the coding sequence ATGCACGACGAGGATCGGCGGACTGCGGGCTTCAAACGGAAGACCCGCGTCGAGGCGGCACGAACGGCGTTTCACGGGGAGATTACTCCACTCTCCCGAACCGAGCGGGTCCCCGTGAGACAGGCCGACGAGCGGGTACTGGCGACCGGGATCGATGCGGACCGTCCGATCCCACACTACGCGCGGGCGGCGATGGACGGCTACGCGCTCAGAGCGGCCGACACCCACGACGCGAGCGAGCGGTCCCCGGTGCGGCTCACAGTCGGGGACCAGCCCGGCACCGGACAGGCTACCAAAGTCCACACCGGCAGCGTCCTTCCCGACGGGGCCGATGCCGTAATCAAAGTCGAGGAGACGGACCGACGTGAGGGGGACATCGACGTGTTCAGTTCGGTCGCGAGCGGGACCAACGTCGGTCCAGTCGGCGAAGACATCGAGGCCGGCCAGCGGCTCTACGACGAGGGAACACAACTCCGTCCGTCGGATCTGGGGCTGGTGAAAGGGACCGGCTACGACGACGTGGCGGTCTACGAACGACCGCGCGTGAGCGTGATCCCGACGGGCGAGGAACTCGTCCAGACCGACCCCGAACCCGGCGAGATCGTCGAGACGAACGGACAGACCGTCGCACAGTACGTCGAGCGCTGGGGCGGCGTCGCGACGGACAGGTCGATCGTCACCGACGACCTCGACGCGCTCCGGGCGGCGATCAGCCGCGATACCGACCACGACATCGTGGTGACGACCGGCGGTTCCTCGGTCGGCGAACGCGACCTCCTTCCGGAAGTCGTCGACGGCCTCGGCGACGTGATCGTCCACGGTGTCGCACTGAAACCCGGCCACCCGGTCGCGCTGGGCGTCGTCGACGGGACGCCGGTTCTGAACCTCCCGGGCTATCCGGTCGCCTGTATCGTCACCGCCGTCCAGTTCCTCCGGCCGGCACTCAGGCGGGTCGGTCACATGCCGGTTCGCGGACCGCCCACGACGACAGCGCGGCTGACGCGGAAGATCACGAGCGAACCCGGGACACGGAGCTACGCCCGTGTGACCCTCGACGAGACTGACGAGGGAGCGACCGCGACCCCGGTCCGGAGCGGCGGTGCGGGCGTCCTCTCTAGTGTCGCGCTCGCGGACGGCTGGGTCGTCGTCCCGGAGTCGACGGAGGGCTACGCCGAAGGCGAGACGGTCACGGTCGAACACTGGGAGTGGTCGCGATGA